One region of Lactobacillus johnsonii genomic DNA includes:
- a CDS encoding MIP/aquaporin family protein: protein MEHSWMLKYFAEFFGTLIMVMFGNGAVANSFLKGTTGNAHDGKANGGWILIAFSFGFGVMLPAMLFGSISGNHLNPAVTLAQATAGVFPWAQVTPYIISQVLGAICGQLLIITIYWPYIKKSTDSNIVFACFATSDCVNSKWNGFISELVGTGVLMFVAIGLYKGMFFKQAVDIANIGVGFLITALVMALGGPTGPALNPARDFGPRLVYSILPIPNKKDAHWSYGWVPVVAPILGAIIGIFLYKIPFGL from the coding sequence ATGGAACATAGTTGGATGCTCAAGTATTTTGCCGAATTTTTCGGTACGCTAATCATGGTTATGTTTGGTAACGGTGCCGTTGCCAACTCATTTTTAAAGGGAACTACTGGTAATGCTCATGATGGTAAAGCCAATGGTGGTTGGATTTTAATCGCCTTCAGTTTTGGTTTTGGTGTTATGCTTCCAGCAATGCTTTTTGGATCAATTTCTGGTAATCACCTTAATCCAGCCGTTACACTTGCTCAAGCTACTGCTGGTGTCTTCCCTTGGGCACAAGTAACACCTTACATTATTTCACAAGTTCTTGGCGCAATTTGTGGTCAACTTCTTATTATCACTATTTACTGGCCATACATCAAAAAATCTACCGACTCTAACATTGTTTTTGCATGTTTTGCTACTAGTGACTGTGTTAACAGTAAATGGAATGGTTTCATTTCTGAGCTTGTCGGTACTGGTGTCTTGATGTTTGTTGCAATCGGTTTATACAAGGGTATGTTCTTCAAACAAGCAGTTGACATTGCCAATATCGGTGTAGGATTCTTAATCACTGCTTTGGTTATGGCACTTGGTGGTCCAACTGGCCCAGCCCTTAACCCAGCACGTGACTTCGGTCCAAGACTTGTTTACTCAATTTTACCAATTCCTAATAAAAAGGATGCTCACTGGAGCTATGGATGGGTTCCTGTAGTTGCTCCTATCTTAGGTGCAATCATCGGAATTTTCCTTTACAAGATTCCATTTGGACTTTAA
- a CDS encoding MFS transporter — MNKKQITMVTVALMLGNVMAGLDGTITNTAIPAIVSALHGIQFMGWIVAIYLLGMSVSIPIWTKIGEKITNKLAFEIALVLFVLGSTLEGLAPNIYFFLVARMIMGIGGGGMGSLPYIIAGYVFPNIKKRTQVLGYLTASFNGAAILGPLVGGWLIDALSWHWVFYINIPIGLVALLISLIYYKPVTPKSVPVFDLQGAFLLVSGLIMFLMGIQLLGLTATWIVVGLILFSLVLLIFFFLHEAKAENPIIPLSIFSNHDLNGDLILFATTWGAFIAVNTYLPMWAQALLGMSALMGGMTLIPNSIVEIIASQTVATIQEKIRTFTLVMIGIVTMMISSGGLFLANDQTPLWILILIGAFSGIGVGFIFVALQVKVQIDAGMEDMATATSTSYLIRILAQTIMAAVYGVIMNLALASGINTHSSITMHMMNELSDAKSAKLLPQYLLPEMRRIFHSGIHEIMAVSFILLIIATVFNFYFNFRQPNKKLNRSSK, encoded by the coding sequence ATGAATAAAAAACAGATTACGATGGTGACTGTAGCGTTGATGCTCGGGAACGTTATGGCAGGGTTAGATGGAACTATTACTAATACGGCTATTCCTGCCATCGTTTCAGCGTTACATGGGATCCAATTTATGGGATGGATTGTGGCAATCTATCTCTTAGGAATGTCTGTTTCAATACCAATTTGGACAAAAATTGGAGAAAAAATTACTAATAAATTAGCTTTTGAGATTGCACTAGTGCTGTTTGTTTTAGGTTCAACGCTTGAAGGACTAGCACCTAATATCTACTTTTTCTTAGTTGCCCGAATGATTATGGGAATTGGTGGTGGAGGAATGGGGTCCTTGCCTTATATTATTGCAGGATACGTCTTTCCAAATATTAAGAAAAGAACCCAAGTTTTGGGATATTTGACAGCCAGTTTCAATGGAGCAGCAATTTTAGGACCTTTAGTGGGAGGTTGGCTAATTGATGCTCTATCATGGCACTGGGTATTTTATATTAATATTCCAATTGGTTTAGTTGCTTTGTTAATTTCCTTGATCTATTACAAGCCAGTTACACCAAAAAGTGTCCCAGTTTTTGATTTACAAGGGGCATTTTTGCTAGTGAGTGGTTTAATTATGTTTTTAATGGGAATCCAACTCTTGGGATTAACTGCAACTTGGATTGTAGTAGGGTTGATCCTATTTAGCTTAGTTTTACTGATCTTTTTCTTTTTGCATGAAGCTAAAGCAGAAAATCCAATTATTCCTTTATCTATTTTTAGTAATCATGATCTAAATGGTGATTTGATTTTATTTGCGACTACATGGGGAGCTTTTATTGCTGTAAATACATATTTGCCAATGTGGGCTCAAGCTCTTTTAGGAATGTCTGCTTTAATGGGTGGAATGACGTTAATTCCTAACTCAATTGTTGAAATTATTGCTTCTCAAACAGTTGCCACAATTCAAGAGAAAATTAGAACATTTACGCTGGTAATGATTGGAATTGTTACAATGATGATTTCATCTGGTGGTCTTTTCTTAGCTAATGATCAAACTCCTCTCTGGATATTAATTTTGATTGGGGCATTTTCTGGCATTGGAGTAGGATTTATTTTTGTTGCACTTCAAGTAAAAGTACAAATCGATGCTGGAATGGAAGATATGGCAACCGCAACTTCAACGTCTTATTTAATTAGAATTTTAGCTCAAACTATTATGGCAGCTGTATATGGGGTCATCATGAATTTAGCGTTAGCTAGTGGAATTAATACGCATTCAAGTATTACGATGCATATGATGAATGAACTAAGTGACGCAAAATCAGCTAAATTATTGCCACAATATCTTTTGCCAGAAATGCGCCGAATTTTTCATAGTGGTATTCATGAAATTATGGCAGTCTCTTTTATTTTGTTGATAATTGCTACTGTCTTTAATTTTTATTTCAATTTTAGGCAGCCAAATAAAAAACTTAATAGATCATCAAAATAA
- a CDS encoding MFS transporter, which yields MTKKQVTMVTFAMVLANVMAGLDSTIINTAIPAIIADLHGIQFMGWIIAIMLLGMSVSTPIWTKVGEKIGNKAAFELSLLFFVLGSLFQGLANNMYFFLLARALMGVGAGGMGSLPYIMAGFIFDNIKARTKILGYLGAAFSVAAIIGPLVGGYLVDSLSWHWVFYINIPIGLLAIFLSLLYYREGTIKETPKFDVLGSFLIIVGLTLLLLGIQLLGLTSSWIVVSLVIAGIVLLVLFFMHEENHPNPVVPISMFKNRALVGDFLLFIFSWGAFLAVNTYLPMWAQGLLGTTALIGGMTLIPNSLVDVVGTLVVNPLKARFSNRSLLSMGLICILISSLGLAIAPQNTNIWWLSIIGTFSGFGVGFIFVLLQIKVQVDASEKNMAPATSLSYLIRILAQTIMAAVYGVIMNMELARGVRENHGITMSMLNKLSDASSAKSLPQHLLPTMRNIFHLGLQEIMWCATALLVVALLLNFVFNKSDK from the coding sequence ATGACAAAAAAGCAAGTAACGATGGTCACATTTGCTATGGTTTTGGCTAATGTAATGGCGGGATTAGATAGCACGATTATTAACACAGCAATTCCAGCTATTATTGCAGACTTACATGGAATTCAATTCATGGGGTGGATAATTGCCATTATGCTCTTAGGGATGTCTGTTTCAACTCCAATTTGGACTAAAGTTGGGGAAAAGATTGGTAATAAGGCGGCTTTTGAATTATCGTTACTCTTTTTTGTATTAGGGTCACTTTTTCAGGGACTGGCAAATAATATGTATTTTTTCCTTTTAGCTCGCGCTTTAATGGGAGTGGGTGCTGGAGGAATGGGTTCGCTACCCTACATAATGGCTGGTTTTATCTTTGATAATATTAAAGCAAGAACAAAAATTTTAGGTTATTTAGGGGCTGCCTTTAGTGTAGCAGCTATTATCGGACCACTAGTAGGTGGTTATTTGGTTGATTCACTTTCTTGGCATTGGGTCTTTTATATCAATATTCCGATTGGACTTTTAGCAATTTTTCTTTCATTGCTTTACTATCGTGAAGGTACAATTAAAGAGACTCCAAAATTTGATGTATTGGGCTCTTTCCTAATTATTGTTGGTTTAACTTTACTTTTATTAGGAATCCAACTACTTGGGTTAACTAGTAGCTGGATTGTGGTTAGTTTAGTTATTGCTGGTATAGTTTTACTGGTCTTATTTTTTATGCACGAAGAGAATCATCCAAATCCAGTTGTCCCGATTAGCATGTTTAAAAATCGGGCTTTAGTTGGGGATTTTTTACTTTTTATTTTTAGCTGGGGAGCTTTTTTAGCTGTAAATACTTACTTACCAATGTGGGCGCAGGGATTACTTGGAACAACTGCATTAATTGGTGGAATGACGCTAATTCCTAATTCTTTAGTTGATGTTGTAGGGACTTTAGTAGTTAACCCCTTAAAAGCACGCTTTAGTAATCGCAGTTTACTGTCAATGGGGTTAATATGTATTCTCATTTCTTCACTAGGTTTGGCCATTGCTCCACAAAATACTAATATCTGGTGGCTTTCAATTATTGGAACTTTTTCTGGCTTTGGTGTTGGTTTTATTTTTGTTTTACTTCAAATAAAAGTTCAAGTTGACGCTAGTGAAAAAAATATGGCCCCAGCAACTTCACTCTCGTATTTAATTCGTATTCTTGCTCAAACGATAATGGCAGCTGTTTATGGTGTAATTATGAATATGGAGTTAGCGCGGGGTGTAAGAGAGAATCATGGAATAACAATGAGCATGCTTAATAAATTAAGTGATGCATCTTCCGCAAAAAGTTTGCCGCAACACTTGCTGCCAACGATGAGAAATATTTTTCATTTAGGACTTCAAGAAATTATGTGGTGTGCGACTGCTCTCTTGGTGGTAGCACTTTTATTAAACTTTGTTTTTAATAAAAGCGATAAGTAA
- a CDS encoding GNAT family N-acetyltransferase — MVLMSLRKKLQLNAVYDGEVFCGMVCYYISDNTVYLAYLAVEPELRGNGYGSRILHMLEEKYPDQQIVLDIEPLDPDAENYHQRVSRLRFYQKNGWRRTHQMLIDADGEFEALVDQNHFDKKDFAKTLKQMSLGFYRFRIEK; from the coding sequence ATGGTATTAATGAGCTTGCGAAAGAAACTCCAACTTAATGCCGTTTATGATGGAGAAGTATTTTGCGGAATGGTTTGTTACTATATTAGTGACAATACTGTTTATTTGGCGTACTTAGCTGTTGAACCAGAATTACGTGGCAATGGATATGGGAGCAGAATTTTACATATGCTTGAAGAAAAATATCCAGATCAGCAAATCGTATTAGATATTGAACCGCTTGATCCTGATGCAGAGAATTATCATCAACGTGTTAGTCGTTTGCGTTTTTACCAGAAGAATGGTTGGCGTAGAACTCACCAGATGTTAATCGATGCGGATGGTGAATTTGAAGCATTAGTAGATCAAAACCATTTTGATAAAAAAGATTTTGCCAAAACATTGAAACAAATGAGTTTAGGTTTTTATCGCTTTAGAATTGAAAAATAA
- a CDS encoding Cof-type HAD-IIB family hydrolase, translating into MIKLIAVDMDGTFLRDDKTYAREKFARIYQELEKKDIKFTIASGNQYYQITTFFKDFPNVIYVAENGALVRNKGKILALHAFSNDTVKQIEDFLLKQPELQFLISGAKSAYFPIQFTDDYYEISTKYYYRLKKIHNLNDVDDKVLKFSISCPDKKTNYYVDFLKKNLGRYCNVTSSGHGEIDLILPEIHKAHGLAELGQVLGISLSDMTAFGDGRNDLEMIKEVGDGVAMSNADTAVLKVADHTTTSNNEQGVLTYIENNIL; encoded by the coding sequence ATGATTAAATTAATCGCCGTAGATATGGACGGTACTTTCTTAAGAGATGATAAAACTTACGCTAGAGAAAAATTTGCTCGAATTTATCAAGAATTAGAAAAGAAAGATATTAAATTCACTATAGCTAGTGGTAATCAATACTATCAAATTACTACTTTCTTTAAAGATTTTCCTAATGTAATCTATGTTGCAGAAAATGGCGCTTTAGTTAGAAACAAAGGAAAAATTTTAGCACTTCATGCTTTTTCAAACGATACAGTTAAACAGATCGAAGATTTTTTATTAAAACAACCTGAATTACAATTTTTAATCTCAGGTGCAAAAAGTGCTTACTTTCCGATTCAATTTACAGATGATTATTACGAAATTTCTACTAAATACTACTATCGTTTAAAGAAAATACATAACCTTAATGATGTTGATGATAAAGTACTCAAATTTTCAATTTCCTGTCCGGACAAAAAAACAAATTATTATGTAGACTTCTTAAAAAAGAACCTCGGCCGCTATTGTAATGTAACAAGTAGTGGTCATGGCGAAATTGACTTGATTTTACCAGAGATCCATAAGGCTCATGGTTTAGCTGAATTAGGCCAAGTTTTAGGAATTTCTCTTTCTGATATGACTGCTTTTGGTGATGGTAGAAATGACTTAGAAATGATCAAAGAAGTTGGAGATGGCGTAGCGATGTCAAATGCGGATACAGCAGTTTTAAAAGTTGCAGATCATACAACTACTTCCAATAATGAACAAGGTGTTCTTACTTACATTGAAAATAATATTCTCTAA
- a CDS encoding AraC family ligand binding domain-containing protein, whose amino-acid sequence MKRITIVEYEEVQNNQRLPFYFYHSDQAIQSEHWHQGIELNYLVKGKDLRFALEGKTYHFNSGDIWLVNRRKIHSSSGKEENWEYEGLIIDDDFLLSQYPTRINWNLDLLGKNSTENKNSYKKLEKEVIELGKLCHKSLTDARRFMILSHLMRMIVLLDQNFNKKESVTKSSNLPLGDEIIKYINEHFQEDIQIDDMLHLLCYFLRSTYCSNIDLNKKWTTKKARIHITRILALFIYSTN is encoded by the coding sequence TTGAAAAGGATTACAATAGTTGAGTATGAAGAAGTTCAAAATAATCAAAGATTGCCTTTTTATTTTTACCACAGCGATCAGGCAATTCAGTCAGAGCATTGGCATCAAGGAATTGAACTTAATTATTTAGTTAAGGGAAAGGATCTGCGTTTTGCACTTGAAGGTAAAACTTATCACTTTAATAGTGGTGATATTTGGCTTGTTAATCGAAGAAAGATTCATAGTTCATCTGGTAAAGAAGAAAATTGGGAATATGAAGGTTTGATTATTGATGATGATTTTTTATTAAGTCAATATCCTACACGTATTAACTGGAACCTTGATCTGTTAGGAAAAAATAGCACTGAGAATAAAAATTCTTATAAAAAGTTAGAAAAAGAAGTTATTGAACTCGGTAAATTATGTCATAAATCATTGACTGACGCTCGACGTTTTATGATTTTAAGTCATTTGATGAGAATGATTGTTTTACTTGATCAGAATTTTAATAAAAAAGAGTCAGTTACTAAAAGTTCTAATCTTCCACTAGGGGATGAAATAATTAAATATATTAATGAGCATTTTCAAGAAGATATTCAGATTGACGATATGTTGCATTTACTTTGCTATTTTTTAAGGAGTACGTATTGCAGCAATATAGATTTGAACAAGAAATGGACTACTAAAAAGGCTAGAATCCACATTACACGGATTCTAGCTCTTTTCATATATTCAACTAATTAA
- a CDS encoding solute carrier family 23 protein: MKKMPKDTFHNDDAILDVYEKPELGQGILLSMQHLFAMFGSTVLVPILVGINPSIALLSSGVGTLVHMLLTRFKIPAYLGSSFAFVATMQALMKQDGYPAIAQGAIAAGLVYVIVALVIAKVGSDWVNKVLPPIVVGPIIIVIGLSLATTAANDAMMKGTKYNLTYFGVAIFTLVMTLIFQMCFKGFTSLVSIMLGIVCGYALSCVLGIVDFSGVAKAAWFSMPALDVPGISYHFKWYPAAILTMAPIAFVTMTEHMGHIMVLNSLTKRNFFKNPGLHRTMMGDGLSTIIAGFIGGPPTTSYGENIGVLAMTKVHSVWVLAGAAVFAIIFSFVGKVAAVTESIPMPVIGGISFLLFGTIASNGLKILVDDKIDFGEKRNMLIASVILVIGIGGAYLQLGNFQLTSVALCTIFGMLMNWILPKQAASEKALEAEKKEKEQKYFN; this comes from the coding sequence ATGAAAAAGATGCCTAAAGACACATTTCATAATGATGATGCGATCTTAGACGTTTATGAGAAACCAGAATTAGGGCAAGGAATTCTCCTTTCCATGCAACACTTGTTTGCCATGTTTGGCTCAACAGTTCTGGTTCCAATCTTAGTCGGAATTAATCCAAGTATTGCTCTTCTTTCATCTGGTGTCGGTACTTTAGTTCATATGCTACTAACCCGCTTCAAGATTCCAGCATACCTAGGATCAAGTTTTGCTTTCGTTGCAACAATGCAAGCTTTAATGAAGCAAGACGGTTATCCAGCAATTGCTCAAGGTGCAATTGCAGCTGGGTTAGTATATGTTATCGTTGCCTTAGTTATCGCAAAGGTTGGGTCTGATTGGGTAAACAAAGTCTTACCACCAATTGTTGTAGGGCCAATCATTATCGTAATTGGACTATCTCTTGCAACTACTGCTGCAAATGATGCCATGATGAAAGGTACCAAGTACAACTTAACTTACTTCGGTGTTGCCATCTTTACCTTGGTCATGACCTTAATTTTCCAAATGTGCTTCAAAGGCTTTACTAGTTTAGTTTCAATTATGCTTGGGATCGTTTGTGGTTACGCCCTATCTTGTGTTCTAGGAATAGTTGATTTTTCAGGAGTAGCAAAAGCTGCTTGGTTCTCCATGCCTGCTTTAGATGTACCTGGAATTAGCTACCACTTCAAATGGTATCCAGCAGCTATCTTAACAATGGCTCCAATCGCCTTTGTTACAATGACTGAACATATGGGACATATTATGGTTCTTAACTCTCTAACTAAGAGAAACTTCTTTAAGAATCCAGGTTTACACCGTACTATGATGGGTGACGGTCTTTCAACAATTATTGCTGGTTTTATCGGTGGTCCTCCGACTACTTCTTACGGTGAAAATATCGGTGTTTTAGCTATGACCAAAGTTCATTCAGTTTGGGTATTAGCAGGAGCTGCAGTATTTGCAATTATCTTTAGTTTTGTTGGTAAAGTTGCTGCAGTTACTGAATCAATTCCAATGCCAGTTATTGGTGGTATCTCATTCTTACTATTTGGAACGATTGCCTCTAATGGGCTAAAGATTTTAGTTGATGATAAAATCGACTTTGGCGAAAAACGTAATATGTTAATTGCTTCTGTCATTTTAGTTATTGGTATTGGTGGAGCTTACTTACAACTCGGTAATTTCCAATTAACTTCAGTTGCCTTATGTACAATCTTTGGTATGTTGATGAACTGGATCTTACCTAAACAAGCGGCTAGCGAAAAAGCGTTAGAAGCTGAAAAGAAAGAAAAAGAACAAAAATACTTTAATTAG
- a CDS encoding ATP-binding protein produces the protein MNNPFNPTFGDVPKIFLDTDTRINDLISKIKTSDFARSFFITGVRGSGKTVFLNAVAQKLDQDDNCYRINLINKDNLVASLTKKLAIKTESAFQKALNNVNSITVKGINIDLNSSETEYDIVLEKILEKVKRQNKYVVVTIDEITNTEAVREFAQVFNELKGDNLPIFVLMTGLPDLILDIQTQNKLTFLLRSEKIHTLPLKNADIIAAYSSVFNCSLSVASRMAKMTGGYAFAFQLLGFLLFDQLNGKIPESADLDKVSIPFQLQLFDNAYQKIFIDLSEWDRKYLLAVRGDKRLRDVVKILEKDKVFVAQYRRRAIERKLIIPAGYGLVQYTLPYFDEYLKQTEDPDSAYYWGY, from the coding sequence GTGAATAATCCTTTTAATCCGACATTTGGTGATGTGCCTAAAATATTTCTTGATACAGATACTAGAATTAATGATTTAATTTCTAAAATTAAAACTAGTGATTTTGCCCGTTCATTTTTTATTACTGGCGTTAGAGGTTCAGGAAAGACTGTCTTTTTAAACGCAGTGGCTCAAAAATTGGATCAAGATGATAATTGTTATCGGATTAATCTTATTAATAAAGATAACCTAGTCGCAAGTTTAACAAAAAAGTTAGCTATCAAGACTGAATCTGCTTTTCAAAAAGCTTTAAATAATGTTAATTCAATTACTGTAAAAGGAATTAATATCGATTTGAACAGTTCTGAAACAGAATATGATATTGTTTTAGAAAAAATACTAGAAAAAGTAAAAAGACAAAATAAATACGTGGTTGTTACAATTGATGAAATTACTAATACCGAAGCAGTAAGAGAATTTGCACAAGTCTTCAATGAATTAAAGGGAGATAATTTACCGATCTTCGTTTTAATGACAGGACTTCCAGATTTGATTTTAGATATTCAAACTCAGAATAAATTGACATTTTTGCTTAGATCAGAAAAAATTCACACATTACCGTTAAAAAATGCAGATATAATTGCGGCATATAGTTCTGTGTTTAATTGCTCTTTGAGTGTAGCAAGTCGTATGGCGAAAATGACAGGTGGTTATGCATTTGCCTTTCAATTATTGGGATTTTTATTGTTTGATCAACTAAACGGAAAAATCCCCGAAAGTGCAGATCTTGATAAAGTTTCAATTCCATTTCAGTTGCAACTATTTGACAATGCATATCAGAAAATCTTTATTGATCTATCTGAATGGGATCGAAAATATTTATTAGCAGTTAGGGGAGATAAGCGACTTCGAGATGTAGTAAAGATCTTAGAAAAAGATAAAGTTTTTGTGGCACAATATCGAAGAAGAGCTATTGAGCGTAAATTGATAATCCCAGCCGGATATGGACTAGTACAATATACGCTTCCATATTTTGATGAGTATTTGAAACAAACTGAAGATCCCGATTCAGCTTATTATTGGGGATATTAG
- a CDS encoding histidine phosphatase family protein — MTIVYFVRHAQPNIDIHNDVMRPLSIKGLEDRKKLVLYFKQKKIDVAYSSPFKRAIETIDPIVKDKQISCLIDKNLRERKIGNEWITNFNDYCKKQWENFEYHLSNGESLKEVQERNIKALENILEKNLNKTIIVGSHGTAIGTIINYYDSSFTYEKFVKIQPLMPFVIKAEFKGLVLKEYNLDFFLR; from the coding sequence ATGACGATTGTATACTTTGTAAGACATGCTCAACCGAATATAGATATTCATAATGATGTCATGCGTCCACTAAGTATAAAAGGATTAGAAGATAGAAAAAAGCTAGTTTTATATTTTAAGCAAAAGAAAATTGATGTAGCATATTCTAGTCCTTTTAAGAGAGCAATTGAGACTATTGATCCAATTGTGAAAGATAAGCAAATTTCATGTCTTATAGATAAAAATTTACGTGAGCGTAAAATTGGTAATGAATGGATTACAAATTTTAATGACTACTGTAAAAAACAATGGGAAAATTTTGAATATCATCTTTCCAATGGAGAATCTCTTAAGGAAGTTCAAGAGCGAAATATTAAAGCTTTAGAAAATATCCTAGAGAAAAACTTGAATAAGACTATTATAGTGGGAAGTCATGGAACAGCTATAGGAACAATAATCAATTATTATGATTCTAGTTTTACTTATGAAAAATTTGTAAAAATTCAGCCATTAATGCCATTTGTTATAAAAGCTGAATTTAAAGGCTTGGTATTGAAGGAATATAATTTAGATTTCTTTTTAAGATAA
- the glsA gene encoding glutaminase A has protein sequence MIQLEKLVKKNLPKEKEGKVASYIPALAEVNPKQLGIALYDLEDGEIGEAGQSEVRFAIESISKVITLMLAIKKMGIQEVFKHVGSRQTGFAFNSILNMEIERAKYPLNPFINAGAIATTSMVVSKTGDDAFEEILNFARDICNDPDLYLDQIIYHSERRTGNLNRSLAYYMESKNMMLGDVVTSLDTYFKQCSMMVTARSLANLGAVLANGGVKPWDNKRIIPDEEACCIKSLMMTTGLYNQSGIYSRLIGVPTKSGVGGGLMSAAPHRYGIGIFSPALDKDGNSIAGLDLLRDVVDGLELDIFD, from the coding sequence ATGATTCAATTAGAAAAATTAGTTAAGAAGAATTTGCCTAAAGAAAAAGAAGGAAAAGTTGCTAGCTATATTCCAGCTTTAGCTGAAGTTAATCCTAAACAACTCGGAATTGCCTTATATGATTTAGAGGATGGTGAAATAGGTGAAGCCGGTCAAAGTGAAGTACGTTTTGCAATTGAAAGTATTTCTAAGGTGATTACCTTAATGCTTGCTATTAAAAAGATGGGCATACAAGAAGTATTTAAACATGTAGGCTCCCGTCAAACCGGCTTTGCCTTCAATTCAATTCTAAATATGGAAATTGAAAGAGCTAAATATCCGTTGAATCCTTTTATTAACGCTGGAGCAATTGCTACAACTTCGATGGTAGTAAGTAAGACGGGTGACGATGCATTTGAAGAAATCTTAAATTTTGCTCGTGATATTTGTAATGACCCAGATCTTTACTTAGATCAAATAATTTATCATTCTGAAAGAAGAACAGGCAATCTAAATCGGTCATTAGCATATTACATGGAATCTAAAAACATGATGCTCGGGGATGTAGTAACTAGTCTTGATACTTACTTTAAGCAGTGTTCAATGATGGTGACTGCACGTTCTTTAGCAAATTTAGGGGCTGTTTTGGCTAATGGCGGTGTAAAACCATGGGACAACAAACGCATTATTCCTGATGAAGAAGCTTGTTGTATCAAGTCATTAATGATGACAACTGGGCTATATAATCAATCAGGCATCTATTCACGACTAATTGGTGTACCAACAAAGAGTGGTGTTGGTGGTGGTCTTATGTCCGCTGCACCTCATAGATACGGAATTGGAATCTTTAGTCCAGCACTAGATAAAGATGGAAATAGTATTGCAGGACTTGATTTATTGAGAGACGTTGTTGATGGATTAGAGCTAGATATATTTGATTAA
- a CDS encoding phosphatase PAP2 family protein, translating to MKRYSKAIYWGLPISLILAISIILHLGWINAFDNFFEGLVHIVPNLKGLMLKITFLADTKVDLIWMVLIAVILWFRKQRPLATNLVLTMITGDAVGWVIKHLIQRARPVQHLAVDDGFSFPSGHTLGMGMIVIWIIMVLLPVVLKDRTKRFWIDFLLIVWLVIVMISRVYVYAHYPSDVCGSVAIALTWVGVMQFVFEKIKQVINR from the coding sequence ATGAAAAGATATTCAAAAGCGATATATTGGGGCTTACCCATTAGTTTGATTCTTGCCATTTCGATTATTTTACACTTAGGTTGGATTAATGCCTTTGATAATTTCTTTGAAGGATTAGTTCACATTGTTCCTAATTTAAAGGGATTGATGCTAAAGATTACATTTTTAGCAGATACCAAAGTTGACTTGATCTGGATGGTATTAATTGCAGTAATCTTATGGTTTAGAAAGCAACGACCTCTTGCGACTAACTTAGTTTTAACAATGATTACAGGGGATGCAGTTGGTTGGGTAATTAAGCATTTGATTCAAAGAGCTCGTCCTGTACAACACCTAGCAGTTGATGATGGATTCAGTTTTCCTAGTGGTCATACCTTAGGTATGGGGATGATTGTTATTTGGATCATTATGGTGCTTTTACCAGTAGTATTGAAAGATAGAACTAAACGTTTTTGGATTGATTTTCTATTGATTGTTTGGTTAGTTATTGTAATGATCTCTAGAGTATATGTTTATGCTCATTATCCATCTGATGTTTGCGGTTCCGTTGCAATTGCTTTAACTTGGGTTGGAGTAATGCAATTTGTCTTTGAAAAGATTAAGCAAGTAATAAATAGGTAA